In Oceanibaculum indicum P24, the following are encoded in one genomic region:
- a CDS encoding response regulator transcription factor produces MGRTRILIVEDEPNIVESLSYILRHADFDVSIAENGLEALERLRRAKFSAMILDVMMPGMSGFDVLREVRADRTLSGLPVIVLTAKGQSRDRQTASEAGATEFITKPFSNAEIIACMRQVTGKG; encoded by the coding sequence TTGGGGAGAACCAGAATACTGATCGTCGAGGATGAGCCGAACATTGTCGAATCGCTCAGCTACATTCTCAGACATGCGGATTTCGACGTCTCCATAGCGGAGAATGGGCTGGAGGCGCTGGAACGGCTGCGCCGCGCGAAATTCTCGGCGATGATCCTCGATGTCATGATGCCGGGAATGAGCGGATTCGATGTGCTGCGGGAAGTCCGCGCCGACCGCACCCTGTCCGGCCTGCCTGTCATTGTCCTGACGGCCAAGGGCCAGAGCCGCGACCGCCAGACCGCCAGCGAGGCCGGGGCGACCGAATTCATCACCAAGCCCTTCTCGAACGCCGAGATCATCGCCTGCATGCGACAGGTCACCGGCAAGGGCTGA